The following proteins are co-located in the Dyadobacter chenwenxiniae genome:
- a CDS encoding HEPN domain-containing protein, with the protein MATLTELKTLALIRLKEAQALYNNGYYEGAYYVGGYAVELGLKAAICKNLNVNIFDRKEVSGSCLKAFLTHDLSDLTVLAGLKPELNILIKEINSFNITWSIVSDWNEQRRYQSGCPGQKAKIFLDSVNIVMIWIKQHW; encoded by the coding sequence TTGGCAACTTTAACAGAACTTAAAACACTAGCACTGATCAGGCTTAAAGAAGCGCAAGCTTTATACAATAATGGCTATTATGAAGGCGCTTATTACGTGGGTGGTTATGCGGTTGAATTAGGTTTAAAAGCTGCCATTTGCAAAAATCTCAATGTAAATATCTTTGATAGGAAGGAGGTTTCTGGTAGTTGTTTGAAAGCTTTTCTGACCCATGATCTTTCCGATTTGACCGTTCTGGCAGGTCTAAAACCTGAGTTGAACATTTTAATTAAAGAAATTAATTCCTTCAACATAACCTGGTCTATCGTTTCTGATTGGAATGAACAAAGACGTTATCAATCTGGTTGTCCAGGACAGAAGGCCAAAATTTTCTTGGATTCTGTAAACATTGTAATGATATGGATAAAGCAACATTGGTGA
- a CDS encoding cysteine desulfurase family protein, producing MEIYCDNAATTALDPEVIEAILPFFTATFGNPSSTHWAGRKVKDAVDDARKTVAKVLNASAEEIYFTSGATEAINLAISGAIETYDINHVVTSKIEHKAVLQTILQREKAGDIETSFVKLDERGNVDLYHLENLLRANPQTLICLMHGNNEIGNLTDIHAINKLAQRYDSIFFTDTTQTIGKQWFDLSQTTIDFLVGSAHKFHGPKGAGFIYINKKHRIKAQIFGGGQEKGQRGGTENVTGIVGLAKALEVAYRDLEANHNKICKLKQYMVSKLAISGVHGICYNGESHSLENSLVNILNVSFPCLAAGSLVKSLDNLGIAVSGGSACSSQGSSHVITALPCQKDKENIRFSFSKVNTFDEIDHIVRAIVGIYHTDPVAHNSYSRFHYELAN from the coding sequence ATGGAAATTTATTGCGACAATGCCGCCACAACTGCACTGGATCCGGAAGTGATTGAAGCTATCCTCCCATTTTTTACCGCAACCTTTGGCAATCCTTCCTCGACCCACTGGGCTGGCAGGAAGGTGAAAGATGCTGTGGATGATGCCCGAAAGACGGTTGCAAAAGTCTTAAATGCATCTGCGGAAGAAATCTATTTTACTTCCGGCGCAACCGAGGCCATCAATCTCGCGATCTCAGGTGCCATTGAGACCTATGACATTAACCATGTTGTGACGAGCAAAATTGAACATAAAGCCGTTTTGCAAACGATTCTCCAGCGCGAAAAAGCGGGCGACATCGAAACCAGCTTTGTGAAGCTGGACGAGCGCGGCAATGTTGACCTGTATCATCTCGAAAACCTTTTAAGAGCCAATCCCCAGACATTGATTTGTCTGATGCACGGCAATAATGAAATTGGAAATCTGACAGATATCCATGCGATCAATAAACTTGCTCAACGTTATGATTCTATTTTTTTCACGGACACCACCCAGACAATCGGAAAGCAATGGTTCGATCTGAGCCAGACGACTATCGATTTTCTGGTGGGTTCCGCGCACAAGTTTCACGGACCAAAAGGGGCTGGTTTTATTTATATCAATAAAAAACACCGCATCAAGGCGCAGATCTTTGGCGGCGGCCAGGAAAAAGGGCAGCGGGGCGGAACAGAAAATGTTACGGGCATTGTAGGACTGGCGAAGGCGCTTGAAGTGGCTTACCGCGACCTTGAAGCTAACCACAACAAAATTTGTAAGTTGAAACAATATATGGTTTCAAAGCTGGCGATCAGCGGCGTGCACGGCATTTGTTACAATGGGGAAAGCCATTCGCTTGAAAACAGCCTGGTAAACATTCTCAATGTTTCCTTCCCTTGTCTGGCTGCGGGAAGTTTGGTTAAAAGCCTTGATAATCTGGGAATTGCCGTTTCTGGCGGCAGTGCTTGTTCCAGCCAGGGCAGCTCGCATGTCATCACCGCGCTTCCTTGTCAAAAGGATAAAGAAAATATCCGTTTTTCATTTAGCAAGGTCAACACATTTGACGAGATCGACCATATCGTCCGAGCCATTGTGGGCATTTATCATACTGATCCTGTTGCGCACAACAGCTATTCACGTTTTCATTACGAATTAGCAAATTAA
- a CDS encoding EamA family transporter — translation MQAQSKAPSTLLVVLAFATVYIVWGSTYFFIQRALEGFPPFFLGAFRFITAGLIMLIWSLLQGEDVFSAKAIKPAIITGLLLLFIGNGIVIWVEQFLPSAMVAIMISSSPLWFILLDKPKWSENLSNKSTIVGLLIGFAGVVLLFSEKIMVSMSSLNSSRDLFAMALVVFGSMAWAGGSLYSKYKSGTNSATVSSTWQMLAAGIAFLPGSFISGEFTNLDLAAIPMDAWLATTYLIIFGSIAGFSAYVWLLKVQPATKVSTYAYVNPVVAVLLGIFFANESISVLQIAGLVIILGSVLLINLHKYRKPKEAVSAY, via the coding sequence ATGCAAGCACAAAGTAAAGCACCTTCCACCCTGTTGGTTGTACTGGCTTTTGCCACCGTTTACATCGTATGGGGATCTACTTATTTCTTCATCCAACGCGCATTAGAAGGCTTTCCGCCATTTTTTCTTGGCGCATTCCGCTTCATTACGGCCGGTTTAATCATGCTAATTTGGAGTTTGTTACAGGGAGAAGATGTGTTTTCTGCGAAAGCCATAAAGCCAGCAATCATAACCGGGCTTTTGCTGTTATTTATTGGAAATGGCATCGTGATCTGGGTAGAACAGTTCCTTCCCAGCGCAATGGTGGCGATTATGATCTCCTCCTCTCCGCTCTGGTTCATCCTGCTTGATAAACCCAAATGGTCTGAAAATCTGAGCAATAAATCAACGATTGTTGGCTTACTGATCGGTTTTGCGGGTGTGGTGCTTTTGTTTAGCGAGAAAATTATGGTCTCTATGTCTTCCCTGAACAGCTCCCGCGACTTATTTGCAATGGCCCTTGTCGTCTTTGGCTCAATGGCTTGGGCAGGTGGTTCTTTGTATTCCAAATATAAATCAGGCACGAACTCGGCAACTGTCAGCTCCACATGGCAGATGCTCGCGGCAGGCATTGCGTTTCTGCCAGGAAGCTTTATTTCCGGAGAGTTCACCAACCTGGATCTTGCCGCAATTCCTATGGATGCCTGGCTGGCAACGACTTATCTGATCATATTCGGATCAATCGCTGGTTTCAGCGCTTATGTATGGCTTCTCAAAGTGCAGCCGGCTACGAAAGTGAGCACATATGCATATGTGAATCCCGTTGTAGCAGTGCTCTTAGGCATATTTTTCGCGAATGAATCCATTTCCGTGCTCCAAATCGCAGGGCTGGTCATCATCCTTGGAAGCGTGCTTTTGATCAACCTGCACAAGTATCGCAAGCCGAAAGAAGCTGTTTCTGCTTACTAA
- a CDS encoding Lrp/AsnC family transcriptional regulator, translating into MNGTEIILDKTDLGILRLMQGNARITNADIARELEMAPSAVLERVKKLEQKQVILQYTARINPVAVNQKLLAFISMKSSEGMGSNNTAKELAKIPEVQEVHHIAGEDCYLVKVRTADSASLMNLMRNTFSHIPNILSTRTTIVLETVKEEQQLVIPEK; encoded by the coding sequence ATGAACGGAACCGAAATTATTCTTGACAAAACAGACCTTGGCATTCTTCGGCTTATGCAGGGCAACGCCCGCATTACCAATGCAGACATTGCCCGTGAACTGGAAATGGCGCCTTCCGCAGTGCTGGAACGAGTTAAGAAGCTGGAACAGAAGCAGGTAATATTGCAATATACAGCCCGAATCAATCCCGTAGCAGTAAATCAGAAACTGCTGGCATTTATTTCCATGAAATCCTCGGAAGGAATGGGGTCCAATAACACGGCAAAAGAGCTTGCCAAAATTCCGGAAGTGCAGGAAGTGCACCACATTGCGGGGGAAGATTGCTACCTCGTCAAAGTCAGAACAGCAGATTCCGCATCGCTGATGAATTTAATGCGCAACACTTTTAGCCATATCCCTAATATCCTATCCACCAGGACAACTATTGTTTTGGAAACAGTTAAGGAGGAACAACAATTAGTCATACCAGAAAAATAA
- a CDS encoding UbiA family prenyltransferase produces the protein MNIIHFGGRASCSNVEPDFHAQNFFLNWAMRIDGNTVKLLRIPFSFFLMPLFLFAYSQAETVAHRQALFAFLIIHLLVYPASNGYNSYVDKDEDSIGGLEKPPMPTASLFYLTLFLDFTAIVLALLFVNIMFAGCLVLYIAASRAYSSRQIRLKKYPVTGFLVVVIFQGAFTYYMSIVGVSGSALVLNQEHIYVLLGCSFQIAGAYPLTQVYQHKQDLKDGVITLSYKLGYIGTFLFAALMFLLCNVFYYLYFTSRGLGMVFAIIQVFFLPIIVYFGYWFHRVWRDRSEANFRNTMRMNWIAAVCMNSCFIVLIIINRIPLSYISAIETAVPEHCYSQEALASFYLKSTDDLTNKRKIKIVAGKTGIASRYSVISDFDKAPEDYQFFNKTATLLPEPTLTQRMQLYQKHATNLSKSAIERIEGFEQIKGTLTHLITVTCTGLFAPGLDVELVRELDLNPAIQRSSVNFMGCNAAIIALKNADAICNSQPHAKVLIVCTELCTIHFQKRYNDDYLLSNLIFGDGSAAVLVTSEPGQHYLHPVKIDTFNSLILHNGYSDMAWQLSETGFIMNLSSYVPDLIRKNIKPMMDRIGLVAEEFKHWAVHPGGKRIVDDFAGALELDKCHMAPTYNVLKNYGNMSSPTVLFVLKEVLAKAKPEHAGNRIFAAAFGPGLSIETMQLRYV, from the coding sequence TTGAATATAATTCATTTTGGAGGTCGGGCGAGCTGTTCGAATGTTGAGCCGGATTTTCATGCACAGAATTTCTTCTTAAATTGGGCCATGCGCATCGATGGCAATACTGTAAAGCTCCTAAGGATACCATTCTCGTTTTTTCTGATGCCCTTGTTCCTGTTTGCTTACAGCCAGGCAGAAACGGTTGCACACCGCCAGGCGCTTTTTGCCTTCCTGATCATTCACTTGTTGGTTTATCCGGCTAGTAACGGTTACAATAGCTATGTGGATAAGGATGAAGATAGCATCGGCGGATTAGAGAAGCCGCCGATGCCCACGGCCAGCCTGTTTTACCTCACCCTGTTTCTGGATTTTACCGCGATCGTTTTAGCGCTCCTATTCGTAAATATAATGTTCGCAGGTTGCCTGGTCCTATACATTGCCGCATCGCGGGCGTACAGTTCGAGGCAGATCCGGCTGAAAAAATATCCGGTAACCGGTTTTCTGGTCGTCGTGATTTTCCAGGGCGCGTTTACCTACTACATGTCCATTGTGGGCGTGTCGGGAAGTGCGCTGGTGCTGAACCAGGAGCATATTTACGTGCTGTTAGGCTGTTCTTTTCAGATTGCGGGCGCGTATCCGCTCACACAAGTTTATCAGCACAAGCAGGACTTGAAGGACGGCGTTATCACATTGAGCTACAAGCTCGGTTACATCGGCACATTTCTGTTTGCTGCACTGATGTTTTTGCTGTGTAATGTATTTTATTATTTGTATTTTACATCGAGGGGCCTTGGAATGGTTTTTGCAATTATTCAGGTGTTCTTTTTGCCAATTATCGTCTATTTTGGCTATTGGTTTCACCGGGTGTGGAGGGATAGGAGTGAAGCAAATTTCAGGAATACCATGCGGATGAATTGGATTGCAGCCGTTTGCATGAACAGTTGTTTCATTGTTTTAATTATAATTAACAGAATTCCATTGAGTTATATATCCGCTATTGAGACGGCCGTCCCCGAGCATTGTTATTCGCAGGAAGCATTGGCTTCATTTTACCTGAAATCGACCGACGACCTGACCAATAAGAGAAAGATTAAAATAGTTGCGGGGAAAACAGGCATTGCGAGCCGCTATTCCGTGATTTCGGATTTTGATAAAGCACCGGAAGATTACCAGTTTTTTAACAAAACCGCCACATTACTTCCCGAACCGACCCTGACGCAACGCATGCAGCTCTATCAGAAGCATGCGACGAACCTTTCGAAAAGCGCAATTGAGCGCATTGAAGGATTTGAACAAATAAAAGGCACTTTAACGCACCTGATCACTGTCACCTGCACTGGTCTTTTTGCTCCCGGCCTCGATGTGGAACTCGTGCGCGAGCTGGATCTGAATCCTGCGATCCAGCGTAGCAGCGTGAATTTTATGGGATGTAACGCGGCTATCATTGCGCTTAAAAATGCGGATGCAATCTGCAACAGTCAACCGCACGCAAAGGTGCTGATCGTGTGTACGGAACTTTGCACCATTCATTTTCAGAAACGATATAATGATGACTATTTGCTCTCCAACTTGATTTTTGGGGATGGTTCCGCGGCTGTTTTGGTGACGTCTGAGCCTGGGCAACATTATCTTCATCCGGTCAAAATTGACACATTCAACTCCCTGATCCTGCATAATGGCTATTCGGATATGGCCTGGCAATTGTCGGAAACGGGATTCATCATGAATTTGTCATCTTATGTGCCGGACCTTATTAGGAAAAATATCAAGCCTATGATGGACAGGATCGGGCTGGTGGCGGAAGAGTTCAAACATTGGGCTGTTCATCCGGGGGGAAAGCGCATTGTAGACGACTTCGCCGGTGCTCTGGAACTGGACAAGTGCCACATGGCACCTACATATAATGTGCTTAAAAACTACGGTAACATGTCGTCGCCTACAGTTTTGTTTGTCCTGAAAGAAGTTCTTGCAAAAGCGAAGCCTGAGCATGCGGGGAACCGCATCTTTGCAGCGGCATTCGGGCCGGGGCTGAGCATTGAAACAATGCAATTGCGATATGTTTAA
- a CDS encoding methyltransferase domain-containing protein: MFKSRNQNKELLDQEEIPSADLFQNLRELDFINHWLGGYNISFDALKKVVRPGKSYILVDIGCGGGDTLKRIHHWSNKAGYKLNLYGVDIKPVCIAYAAENLKTASVKLICDDYRHIFSHLDQVDIIHACLFCHHLAESQLVELVEFALRNKSVLVINDLERNPLAYYSIKWLTKLFSKSYLVKNDAPLSVLRGFKKAEWLAILEKAGAVNFSVRNKWAFRHEVIVYGNAS, from the coding sequence ATGTTTAAATCCCGCAATCAGAATAAGGAACTACTTGATCAGGAGGAAATCCCATCTGCGGATCTTTTTCAGAATTTAAGAGAACTTGATTTTATAAATCACTGGCTTGGCGGCTATAATATTTCTTTTGACGCATTAAAAAAGGTTGTCAGGCCAGGTAAATCCTACATTCTCGTTGATATTGGCTGCGGAGGCGGGGATACGCTGAAACGTATTCATCATTGGAGCAACAAAGCAGGTTATAAGCTGAACTTATATGGAGTGGACATTAAGCCCGTATGCATTGCTTATGCAGCAGAAAACCTGAAAACGGCATCCGTAAAGCTTATTTGCGATGATTACCGGCATATTTTTAGCCACCTGGACCAAGTTGATATCATTCACGCCTGCCTGTTCTGTCATCATCTGGCCGAAAGCCAACTTGTTGAGCTTGTAGAGTTTGCGCTGCGTAATAAGTCGGTTTTGGTGATTAATGATCTGGAACGGAATCCTTTGGCCTATTACTCCATAAAATGGTTGACAAAATTGTTTTCCAAATCTTATCTGGTGAAGAATGATGCGCCATTATCCGTTTTGCGTGGCTTCAAGAAAGCGGAATGGTTGGCGATTTTGGAAAAGGCCGGAGCAGTCAATTTTTCTGTCCGGAATAAATGGGCGTTCAGGCATGAAGTGATCGTTTATGGAAACGCCAGCTAA
- a CDS encoding NAD(P)/FAD-dependent oxidoreductase, protein METPAKTYDCGIIGGGLAGLCLAIQLADRGISVIVFEKNQFPSHKVCGEYISMESWDFIKSLGMDLESLHLPIITKLGISSERGFMLEHSLQMGGYGISRFSLDHALARIASAKGVAIMEHCRVNGLQNNGNEGFEVKTALGNFHVKVLCGSYGKYTPQFLSSKVSDAGNETDNYIGVKYHIKTDLAADRIELHNFKDGYCGISKVDQDWHCLCYLTTSRNLQENAKDIKSMETNVLHKNPFLKRYFADAEFVNENPLAISNIRFAKKQIQTDGVFLLGDAAGSITPLCGNGMSMAMRASKILAGELIRVFEQKQTKEAAAANYKTAWNNAFGRRITAGYYLQGLFGKRLTTDLTLRTLNYLPGLTNRLVSLTHGDRF, encoded by the coding sequence ATGGAAACGCCAGCTAAAACGTATGATTGCGGCATTATTGGTGGTGGATTAGCCGGCCTTTGTCTTGCTATCCAGCTTGCGGATCGAGGCATCTCCGTTATTGTGTTTGAAAAAAATCAGTTTCCTTCTCACAAAGTTTGCGGCGAATACATTTCTATGGAGAGCTGGGATTTTATTAAGAGTCTTGGAATGGACTTGGAATCGCTCCATTTGCCGATCATTACCAAGCTCGGAATCAGTTCCGAAAGGGGCTTTATGCTTGAACATAGCCTTCAAATGGGCGGGTATGGCATCAGCAGGTTCAGCCTGGATCACGCGCTTGCTCGCATTGCATCGGCAAAGGGCGTGGCAATCATGGAACATTGCCGCGTTAATGGACTGCAAAATAATGGGAATGAAGGTTTTGAGGTCAAAACAGCATTGGGGAATTTTCATGTGAAGGTGCTTTGCGGGAGTTATGGAAAATACACGCCTCAGTTTTTGTCGTCCAAAGTCTCGGATGCAGGGAATGAAACAGACAATTACATCGGTGTTAAATATCACATTAAGACAGATTTGGCAGCAGATCGCATCGAGCTTCACAATTTCAAAGACGGTTACTGCGGGATTTCAAAAGTTGATCAGGACTGGCATTGCCTGTGTTACCTGACCACATCCCGGAATTTGCAGGAGAATGCGAAGGACATCAAGAGCATGGAGACAAATGTGTTGCACAAAAATCCTTTCTTAAAACGTTACTTTGCTGATGCTGAATTTGTTAACGAGAATCCGCTTGCTATCAGTAACATACGTTTTGCCAAAAAACAAATCCAGACCGACGGCGTTTTTCTGCTCGGTGACGCAGCTGGTTCTATAACCCCGCTTTGCGGCAATGGCATGAGTATGGCGATGCGCGCCTCGAAGATTCTGGCGGGCGAACTGATCCGGGTTTTTGAGCAAAAGCAAACGAAGGAAGCAGCAGCGGCTAACTATAAGACCGCTTGGAACAATGCATTCGGCCGCCGAATTACAGCCGGTTACTATTTGCAGGGATTATTTGGCAAAAGGCTTACAACCGATCTTACATTGAGGACTTTGAATTATCTGCCTGGCCTAACAAACAGATTGGTTTCGTTAACGCACGGAGACCGTTTCTAG
- a CDS encoding lycopene cyclase domain-containing protein has protein sequence MNFLYLLVDLGAIAVPLLFSFHPKIQLYKRWHLLWPSILLSLVPFVIWDSYFTKIRVWGFTPKYLTGIYFFDLPVEEILFFICIPYACLFTYYCFRIYFGADYRVKRENNITAIFLCFTFAMGLTYFDRYYTCWTAVGLFGFLLFLKLVVKAKWLSLFYFSHMFLLIPFFIVNGILTGSGLDEPVVWYNNAENIGIRIFTIPFEDIFYGMLMLLLNTFLFEYLLAKYPVPEKENLETVSVR, from the coding sequence ATGAATTTTCTCTATTTGCTTGTTGACTTGGGCGCAATTGCCGTTCCTCTGTTGTTTTCCTTTCATCCCAAGATCCAGCTCTATAAGCGGTGGCACTTGCTATGGCCTTCGATACTGCTCTCATTGGTGCCATTCGTGATCTGGGACAGTTATTTTACAAAGATCCGCGTATGGGGTTTTACGCCAAAATACTTGACAGGGATCTATTTCTTTGACCTCCCTGTGGAAGAGATCCTGTTTTTTATCTGTATTCCGTACGCCTGCCTGTTTACTTACTATTGTTTTCGGATTTATTTCGGGGCCGACTATCGCGTAAAAAGGGAGAACAATATTACTGCCATTTTCCTGTGCTTCACCTTCGCAATGGGTCTGACGTATTTTGACCGATATTACACTTGCTGGACGGCGGTCGGTCTGTTTGGCTTCCTGTTGTTTCTCAAACTCGTTGTAAAGGCTAAATGGCTGAGCCTGTTTTATTTCTCCCACATGTTTTTACTGATTCCATTTTTCATCGTAAATGGGATTCTCACCGGTTCGGGGCTGGACGAGCCTGTTGTTTGGTATAATAATGCTGAAAACATTGGCATAAGGATTTTTACCATTCCGTTTGAAGATATCTTCTACGGGATGCTCATGTTGTTGCTGAACACGTTTTTGTTTGAATATTTACTGGCTAAATATCCCGTTCCTGAGAAAGAAAATCTAGAAACGGTCTCCGTGCGTTAA
- a CDS encoding sterol desaturase family protein, translating into MSPWIVNTLIVLAAFVGMECVAWLAHKYLMHGALWFLHHDHHQRDDGDFFEKNDYFFAIFATPGILCLLLGVNQGFNYFFWIGLGITLYGFTYFLVHDIFIHQRFRMFRNTDSVYLKAIRRAHKMHHKHLGKYQGECFGMLWVPLKYFRDAKNAAAK; encoded by the coding sequence ATGAGCCCCTGGATAGTAAATACATTGATCGTACTGGCCGCATTTGTTGGAATGGAATGCGTGGCGTGGCTTGCACATAAATACTTGATGCACGGCGCTTTATGGTTTTTACATCATGACCACCACCAGCGTGATGACGGTGATTTTTTCGAAAAGAACGACTATTTCTTTGCCATCTTTGCTACGCCCGGGATTCTCTGCCTTCTGCTTGGGGTTAATCAGGGATTTAATTACTTCTTCTGGATAGGACTGGGGATTACGCTTTACGGTTTCACATATTTTCTGGTGCACGATATTTTTATCCACCAGCGTTTCCGAATGTTCCGGAATACGGATTCCGTGTATTTGAAAGCGATACGCCGGGCTCACAAAATGCACCATAAGCACCTTGGAAAATATCAGGGAGAATGTTTCGGGATGCTTTGGGTGCCTTTAAAATATTTCAGGGATGCTAAAAACGCCGCGGCAAAATGA
- the idi gene encoding isopentenyl-diphosphate Delta-isomerase yields MTDQVVLVNEDDMEIGRMPKLEAHQKGVLHRAFSVFIYNSKGEMLLQQRAFGKYHSEGLWSNTCCSHPLPDESAHHGAVRRLSEEMGITADLQFLFTFQYHVNLENGLTENELDHVFWGISDAVPKINVSEANDFKYMKPADIEADMQRNPHTYTEWFKICFSEVADKIRPKQ; encoded by the coding sequence ATGACTGATCAAGTTGTGCTGGTGAATGAAGATGATATGGAAATTGGGCGGATGCCTAAGTTGGAAGCGCATCAAAAAGGTGTTCTGCATCGTGCATTCTCTGTTTTTATTTACAACTCAAAAGGCGAAATGCTCCTGCAGCAACGGGCTTTCGGCAAGTATCATTCCGAAGGGCTTTGGTCTAACACATGTTGCAGCCATCCGCTTCCGGACGAATCTGCGCATCATGGAGCGGTAAGACGACTTTCCGAAGAGATGGGAATCACTGCTGATCTACAATTTCTTTTCACATTTCAATACCATGTCAATCTCGAAAACGGGCTGACGGAAAACGAGCTGGACCACGTCTTTTGGGGCATTTCCGACGCAGTCCCCAAAATTAATGTGAGTGAGGCTAATGACTTCAAATACATGAAACCTGCTGATATCGAGGCGGATATGCAGCGGAACCCACATACTTACACCGAGTGGTTCAAAATTTGCTTCTCGGAAGTTGCCGACAAAATAAGACCAAAACAATAG
- a CDS encoding phytoene/squalene synthase family protein produces MKSLFDNLSASCSKTTTQLYSTSFSLGIYFLKPSLRAPIYGIYGFVRLADEIVDSFHDYDKEFMMDKIRKDTVEALHHKISINPILNSFQHVVHTYNIEWELIDTFLRSMEMDLMKKEYSPDSYSEYILGSAEVVGLMCLRVFTEGNQQLFDELKPFAMKLGAAFQKVNFLRDLKADYVDLGRTYFPGVNFDHFSYKEKEKIQQEIEEDFEQALIGIKQLPSGARRGVYLAYYYYKKLFLRIKETPPEKVMNARIRIPDHDKVGLMFRSLVRHQFDLL; encoded by the coding sequence ATGAAGAGCTTGTTCGACAATCTGTCCGCATCATGCAGCAAAACAACCACACAACTATATAGTACGTCGTTTTCGCTTGGCATTTATTTCCTGAAACCATCATTGCGGGCGCCGATATACGGTATATATGGCTTTGTAAGGCTTGCCGACGAAATTGTGGATAGTTTTCATGACTACGATAAGGAGTTTATGATGGACAAAATCCGTAAGGATACGGTGGAAGCGCTTCACCACAAGATCAGCATTAACCCGATCTTGAACAGTTTTCAGCACGTGGTACATACATATAACATTGAATGGGAGCTGATAGATACGTTTTTAAGGAGCATGGAAATGGATTTGATGAAGAAGGAATACAGTCCTGATTCCTATTCCGAATATATTCTTGGCTCCGCCGAAGTTGTGGGATTAATGTGCCTGAGAGTGTTTACGGAGGGAAATCAGCAGCTGTTTGATGAACTCAAACCATTTGCGATGAAGCTTGGCGCAGCGTTTCAGAAAGTTAATTTTTTGCGCGATTTGAAGGCCGATTATGTAGACCTGGGCCGAACCTATTTTCCGGGCGTAAATTTTGACCACTTTTCATATAAAGAAAAAGAGAAGATCCAGCAGGAAATTGAAGAAGATTTTGAACAGGCATTGATCGGCATCAAGCAGTTGCCGAGTGGCGCGAGACGCGGCGTTTACCTTGCCTATTATTATTACAAAAAGCTTTTCCTGCGGATCAAGGAGACCCCGCCCGAAAAAGTGATGAATGCACGCATACGAATTCCCGATCATGATAAAGTGGGACTCATGTTTCGTTCGTTAGTAAGGCATCAGTTCGACCTTTTATGA